The Hippocampus zosterae strain Florida chromosome 19, ASM2543408v3, whole genome shotgun sequence region tacgAGGcgcgccttcaatgaatggcataATTTGTAATTTCATGTATTGGACGCACAGGATTACaaaacgcaatctacaatgcatccactagatagagctacagtccttccgttcaactcgagaggcgttcatgaccgcctccaaaaaaaaaaatggcctacAAGGCCATGATTCttaactccatcctgaaaaaggcccagcaCAGGATGTTTAAAAAGTACAATAAGTGTGTACCCCGCTTAAGATGATGATTGTTATTTAAGTTGTGGACACCTTTGCCAATTTCATATGCTTTTAATACTTTCTCTTCAATTGAATTCACCTTTTGATGACCTCCTGATGGCCACAGCGCAACAGAACTGAGGCCCGGGTTCGGAAGAGGCTTCTGCAAGAATTTCCTATACCTAGAAGACATGGAAACGTCTAATGATCAGTTGTTGAAATCagccgttttttttccaatgtgtaAGACCATGGGTGGGCAAattacggcccacgggccggatgtggcccgttggtctttttaatacgGCCCACCGAAGactggtacacaattaaggtttgattgcattcatttcgtttggacttgtaatgacaggtatttcaacaccaggtggcgcagttacttcaagttgcagagcaccgggatggaggggaagacgaagaaagtaatgaccatggaagggacagtgatatgtatctgattaaacgaagcgggtaacaaagtacgaaacattcaggagacgcctggagtcggatagactcaaatctacgagactttgaaaaacaaggaagcgattcttactcagtccgattctggcaatttcaatgctcagagtgaattgcttgtggctcgagtaaatgaacatttcctagaatggtttgattgttatcatgttaaaaactttccgcaaactggactggtaataagagtcggagagcagtcaaatgtgtagagcgtgaacaacagggcgctcagtacacatccttgaggagtaccggtgctgagtgtgatggtggaggagaatgctacattattactggcatacaaagacattgtgccatcttctttattttctatttctagcTTTTAGCCTGGCCcttcacaatattttctgcttctcatttgggcccccccgggaaaataattgcccacccctgtgtaAGACAATCAATGATCGACTCAGAAAGTTGCCCAAGTTTTCTAAAAACGAGGTAAAGCGAACGTCTGCTACACGTTACAGAAAAAGGACCATTTGTCGTTCCTGTAATTATCGAGGAGCCTGAAAATCATAAGagaaactattttcatgatcCAACAAGACTTCAGAATTTCTTTtgtcagaaatagaaaacactTACTGTATAGTGCAGCACAACCCGGTCAACAGCACGAGGACTATAAGGATGCTTCCGACGACGCAAAGGTTTGTGATGAACCTCGGATCTGTTAAAAGGAAGACCGCATTTGTCATCATGGCATTCGATCGTGCGAGGGCCCACTCATATGCAGCAGATTGCACAATCCCATATAAAGTTCAGCAGTTCTAATTCGTTTTCGGAAGTTTTGGGGGCCTAACACTTCATCCTACGCCCATGAACCTTGATAGCGGCAGGTGCGTGTGCCGATCCCCCGATTCACATTAGTTTCCATCCGATTGGTTTTATGAGGGTGCGCATTGTTGCGCAACCACATTATCTcaagtgatttatttttaccaCCCCTTGGAAAAGatttaaaattcaattcaattggatTGTACAGGTTgtaggtcacattaatggtggaatgGTTTTGAAAGGattcatcttggtctcattttttttccatctccagTTTTTCActcatgcccccccacccccatatgaCACTGGTGCTGGTGAGTCATTTACAAGTAACGGGAGTTGAGAAGATTCCAAATATGCAAAGGGCCTAGAGGTCAAGTCAGTTCCCAGCATCGGAAACGATTCCAAAAGTGACTTACCGAATCGTTTTGTGTTAAAGTGCCTGACGTTACTTTCACTGGCTCCCGTCAGCGCCACGGCCTTGACATACATGCTGTATTGGGTGTAAGGAAGCAGATCCTTCAAAAGAATCTCCCGTGTCGTAGCATTAACCGTGACATCTGGAAGGGACAAAAAGAAACTTTGATATGTTCCGAAGAAAGGAAAAACCAAATGGCTAAAAGGTCAAAAGTCAACTTACTGAGCTTTGTTCCCTGGCCCGTTCCATAGAAAACAATGTAGTGGACAATAACGCCGCTACAGACATCCGGATGCTCCATATCCCAACTCACAAGGGCGCTTTTGTCTCCAACCTCAACCTTGACGGTGGAGAAATTTGCTGCCGCTGTTgggtaaacattaaaaaaaaaaaaaaatctcaaacccAGAGTACTTAAGAGACGCACCGAGCGATTTATTCCAACCCGTGACTGTTGCGCAGATCCACGAGACCCGCGCGCCGAGGCCCGTCTTGTCGCCAACCAGCGGTGTGATGGTGACGTTGTACGGCTTTTTATCCAGAAGACCTGGAAGGGAGCGAaacttttcctttttaaaaagtagCGTGCAACTAACAATGATGTCACTGGCAGACAAAAGCCTCTTCCTGTTAATGCACTGTCGATAAGATCGTGAAACGTTAGACTAATGGTTAGAAAACAACGCATCAttccagccccccccacccccacccccaccccaacccgcATGCATTTTCTCTCCTACCCGACAATGTCGTGCTGGTGGAATTGCTTTCCTTCCAGCGGTAGTGAAGCTCATCGTGAGTCCAGTCTATCACGTAACCGCTGACAAGCTGAGAAGGCGCGTCCCAGCTGACCAAAATAACACCGTCGCCGGTCGAAGAAGTCTGCACGTTTGCAACTTGAGGGAGGTCGGCTGGAACAAtccaaacaagaaaaacaaaaacatttgatcaatcataaaaaaaataaaaaaaatcggacAACTGTCCTGATTGACATGTGAGCTGACCAAGGAATAGTGAGTGACAGGTGTAAAGATCCTACATCTAATGAACCCGCTTGAAAGCGCCGGTGGtggaaaaacataaattaacgattccttcaatgaaaactccaaaaattgaaaataatgcatcaaaacagaaaatcatgcGGAGAAATCTCAAATTTTATAGCCCCCCCTACAGAGTTTATTTtgaagacttttcggtgcgccttgtagtgcggaaaatacggtaatacagAGCGGTGTTCATAACGtggctaaataaaatggaaGTCCCTGAAAACTTACTTTCTCCAACAGCCGGAACGTAAACCGAGTCCTCTGCCAGCAAAGTGTCGTTATCAAAGACGCTGAGCCGGACTCTGTGTGCGTCTTCGTTCACAAGTATCGTACAAGTTGAATTCCAATAAAAAGTGGGACTGTCGTCGACCTGAGTTCCGTTGTCCTTGTCGAGAGACTGTTGGATCAAATATGTAAATGTGCCTTGGCACGCTGACGGAATCTCCTGTGAAGAAAAAGTAGTCGCATATTATGAGAGGTTTtgtttggggggtcggggggggggggcaacgcgTTGATATTCGGAGATGACGACGTGGGGCATTGAATTGACAAGCTTGCGTATACCTTCCACATGGCATGAACCTTCCTCATGCCATTTTTTCCCGGGTCGGTTACCTTCCTCCAAAGACGCAGCTTGAAGTCACTCCCTGCCGAGGTATCACGTGTCATTTTCACTTTGAACCAAGAACTCTCTCGACGGGAACTTACTGTTGAGTTGGCTCAGAACGGTTTCCTCTCGGCTCCACTTGCTCCAGGGAGCTTTGTCCCAAGCGCAGCGGACTGAAACTTTGTAGTAAGTGCAGGACTCGATGTTTTTGATGGTTAGAGTTCCTTTTTCTCCTGCTTCCAAAGTCTTATTGAGCACcttaaaagacatttttgagcaaacaatactttttttttttaatgaagcgtAATTTCATTCCCCTCTCTCCGTAACAAAATCTGCTgattgtattttccgcacttaaaggcgctggattatgaggcgcaactTCAAtggatggcctattttaaaagtgtttccATAGATAGGGCGCAGCGCTTTTTTAGGCGCATAGAATTGAAGCTACAATAGTAATTGCAGTTGCATTGTGCATCCACTGGGTGGAGCTACGCTCAATATAATAGAATTTATGTAGATCTGTCGCAACggctttaaaaaacatttaaaatactacgtccaataaatcaggatgttgatctatatataaggcgcactgtcggcttttgagaaaatggaatgcttttaggtgctccttatagtgcggaaaatacggtcatttgCATAAATTGACTTTTTCTCAGATGACCGCACCGAGGACGTGGGAATTTACTTGGTCGACCTGAGTTTCACATCGCGGCACgattaaaaatgaaatctgTGCCTCGAATGTGAAATCAACACTTTCGTTTAAATGGATTTCTCGTGCGGATCAAAGAGGAAAGCGCAACGAATGCACATGTCGACATCGCTTTACGTTACCTCTGGTTTCCTTTTCTCGGCAACCTGAAACACAAAAGGGCTGAAGTCAAACGACAACGAGAGCAATCAGGATGTAGATTGCGTCTCTCCGGTACCTCGTTATAGCGAAGTTGACAGTCGTGTTTCTTTGAGGACACGGACGTGGTCCACTTAGCCAGCAGATGACCAGAGATGGCCTGGAGATTCAACTTTGGAGATTGAATTTGCACTAAAGAAGCAGAATCATACGGCAGCATTAAATCAAGCcctactatttatttatttaaagcatTTTATCGTAACGTCGGCGTGACTTACATATGTGATGGGTGTTAAATTCGTAAGGGTCAGAGTAAACCTCCCAATATTTGGTCTTTGCTCTCACCGTAACACTGTGGTTACCACCCGCCAGTGTCACGTTCCCCGACTGGTGCACATCGTCGGACGTGCACGTTGTGGATTGTTGCGAGCTGCAGATTTCCTTCGGGGCGGTGTTTAAGCGAGAGCTGCGAAAAGCAACACGCATTTTATGATCACGCGTGGCTTCTTTCGCTACCTGGAGGAAATATTCAACTCACATCAGTACAGTGTAATTTATATCCTTCGGGTACTGGGCACTGTGCTCCCAATCGCATGTGAAGAGCTCGGGTACACCCACAGAATATGAATTTTTATAGTGCCAGATGCAGCCAATTTTG contains the following coding sequences:
- the LOC127592262 gene encoding interleukin-31 receptor subunit alpha-like, whose translation is MHFFLPFMLLIVTSASSVSEGQSKKLCNVTPKDLYIQVGSDTQILCESFCARGNVYWTLDNKVVDESWSHAVNSTHSIVSLRNFTQPKATVLCHRDDTGEVLGGTTVRTYSKPTKIGCIWHYKNSYSVGVPELFTCDWEHSAQYPKDINYTVLISRLNTAPKEICSSQQSTTCTSDDVHQSGNVTLAGGNHSVTVRAKTKYWEVYSDPYEFNTHHILQIQSPKLNLQAISGHLLAKWTTSVSSKKHDCQLRYNEVAEKRKPEVLNKTLEAGEKGTLTIKNIESCTYYKVSVRCAWDKAPWSKWSREETVLSQLNRSDFKLRLWRKVTDPGKNGMRKVHAMWKEIPSACQGTFTYLIQQSLDKDNGTQVDDSPTFYWNSTCTILVNEDAHRVRLSVFDNDTLLAEDSVYVPAVGETDLPQVANVQTSSTGDGVILVSWDAPSQLVSGYVIDWTHDELHYRWKESNSTSTTLSGLLDKKPYNVTITPLVGDKTGLGARVSWICATVTAAANFSTVKVEVGDKSALVSWDMEHPDVCSGVIVHYIVFYGTGQGTKLNVTVNATTREILLKDLLPYTQYSMYVKAVALTGASESNVRHFNTKRFDPRFITNLCVVGSILIVLVLLTGLCCTIQYRKFLQKPLPNPGLSSVALWPSGGHQKGTFPFRLFNYPPESFCARVYTDESQLTSTPDINREDYSFPALTSKLAAHNEKANEPEETPTRSSSGECPTLLLEGSGQLSPYRSQSSVESPTQNTEKERQCLLPVKHQQLTASLAMYVTVDMFEQDRGK